The Thalassotalea agarivorans region GAACTCCCCCCTACAGCAAGACGTAGAAAGAAGGGAGCGCAGTTTAATAGAAAACATGTTTGTCGGCCTGTTTGTATTTTTTATGATGGCTGTTTTCATCATGTTTTTCTTTATGCATGATGAAGGCATTGAAGATAAAGGCCTAGCGTCATTAGCAAAATCGTTCACCGTGCACGTGAACAATGTGAAAGCGCAATGGTTGATAGATAGCAAAACTGATGTAGTGTTTTATCAGCTTTATGATATGAACACAGACAGCAAAGAAACACGTAAGGTGCGTGTTAATAAAAAAGGTTGGCCAGACAACCAAGAACAACACTTTGCTTGTCGAATTATTTGGATGGAATTAATGGCGCAGCCGTTGGAAGTGTTGAATAAACAAATTTCAGCAATTGAGGTTGTGAAAAAAGATTTTGGAGAGGGTCGATTATGCCAGTTTGGTATTGATTCTCGTGTATATTTTGAATATAACTCAGCAAATGGTGTCGTCAGCGATATAAAACAGTATGAAGAGTCGTAAATATATTGTTTTAAATTGTTTTCACCGTTAAATTTGTTGTAATGTAACTTAAGCACTTACTGGTAGTATGTAGAAATGTTTGGAGAAAGTATGAAAAAACAATCAGGTTTCACACTTATAGAGTTAGTGGTTGTTTTAATTGTTATTGGCTTATTAGCGGTTACGGCAATACCGAAATTTATCGATTTTACCGATCAAGCTAAGCAAGCAAATATCGAAGGTATGGCTGGTGGCTTTGCTACGGGCATTTCGCTCGTGCGCGCGCAATGGGAAGTTGAAGGTCGACCTCAAAATACTTCTGGCCAAAATGCGGTAAATTATGAAGGCACATTGATGATCCTTACCACAGAAAGTAGCGATGGTTCTGTTCGTCCAGGCTACGCTGTAGGGTTAAGTGATGGTGAAAACTTAGATGGTGCATTTGATGTAACAAACTGCGTAGAAGTTTGGACCAATTTATTACAAAACCCGCCATTGGTGGCTGGGGATATTGCTGAACTAAATAGCTCAGACAGATTTAAGTATTTAGTAAGCCAATCTGGTGGTGGTTCTGGTGCATTGTGTCACTACCACTTGAAAGAAACACTAAATAAAGATGCGAACAACAACTATGTAGCTCCTTCGAACCTAACGGGAGAGGGAAATAGCTTTACATATCAACCGGCTAATAGCGCAGTTGTTGTTTATATAAACAATTAAACCATATTTGTTAATTAAAGGTTTACAGTCAAAATTCGTTAATGTACTGTAAATTAAAAGTTTTAACTGGGGATAATTAAATGAAAAACTTTTCAAACCAAAAAGGTTTCACGCTAATTGAATTAGTAGTGGTAATTGTAATTCTAGGTATTTTAGCGGTAACCGCGGCGCCTCGTTTTATCAATCTTCAGGATGATGCTAGAACAGCAACTTTAGAAGGTGTTGAAGCTGCTATGTCAAGTGCAGCAGCTTTAGTATATTCAAAAGCGTTGATAGATGGTACTGAAACAGTTGATACTGGTGAAAGCGTCCAATGGGGTCCTAATGTAGCGCAGGTTACAACTATTACTTATGGATACCCAACCGCGGATGACGATGGAATCTTGGCAGTTTTGGATTTAGATGCGACTGAATTCGAAAGCGCAGAAACAGCTGCTGACTCAGGCATCTTTGTTGTTTGGCCTGTTGGGCAATACACTGCTATCGGTGACATCACTCCAGCAAGCAGTGGTTGTATTACTGTTTACGATGTTTCGGGTTTTACAGGTGCAGGCGACCAACCAGTCATCACTACAAACCCTTGTCCATCGACACCATAGTAAAAGACAATCATTCAAAAAGAGAGCTTAGGCTCTCTTTTTTTTTACCTCTACTTTATACAAAGACGCTGTATAAAAGCGTTATAAATCCGCCACTTTGTTTACTTGATATAGTTATTAATATATTGTTAATACACAGATAGTTAATCGAGTACAACAATGACTTTAAATGGTTTGAAACAAGGCTTTACCTTAATTGAGCTTGTCGTTGTTATCGTTATTTTAGGTATTTTGGCGGTAACGGCAGCGCCTTACTTTATCAATTTACAAGATGATGCACGTACTGCGGATTTAGAAGGCATTAAAGCAGCCTTTGTCACAGAAGCTGAGTTGGTTTATGCCAAAGCACTTATAGACGGTAAAGAATCAAATTTATCAGATTCGGTAGAATACACTGCAGACACAAGCAAAACCGCTGCTATCAAATATGGCTATCCAACTGCCGCAGAGATGATAAACCTACTTGGTATTGATGCGAGTGAAGGAGCGACATCTACCGATACCGACTTTAAGTATAAAGTAACGCCAGGCACAGGTGGTGGAGGCGACACCTTGATCATTTATTTTGCTAGTAGCGGCAAAGTATACGATGATATCAAATACTATACAGAATCATGCATTGTCTTTTATACCGAGCCAATAGACGCGAACCCAAGCGATCCCATTTTTACTGTCGAAGAATGCCCTTAAATGATGACAGCCAATTGCCAACTATATAAAAGCAAACAGTCAGGCTTTACTTTGGTGGAGCTGATAGTTGTCATAATTATTATTGCTTTATTAGCGGTAACTGCATTGCCTAAGTTTGTTAACTTACAAACAGATGCGCGAGATGCATCCCTTGCTGGCGTGAAAAGCGCACTGGAGTCACAAGCCTCGCTTATCTATGGCAGAGCCGTAGTTAAAGGTGTTGAGATAGACGATAAAACAGCTGGCTCATTTGTTGAAGCAGAAAGCTCGGCGGATCCAGTCTTTACTCATTTTGGTTACCCGGTTGGCAACTACGATGAAGGTGTGGGTCGCGCAATGAATATTCGCTCGTCAGAAACACCTAATGCTGACCGCACAGAATTTGGTCATATTACTGATGAAGAATCAGGCATTACTTACACTTTGTTTTTCTTCACTAAACGATTTAAATCAGACGCAGACATCGCGCTGACGTTAACCAGCGAATGCATTGTTGTGTATGAAGAACCCGAAAATGTCGGTGAATTGCCCGATATTTATGTAAACCCTTGCACCTAGAGGTCCGTATGAATAGTCGTGGATTTACATTAGTAGAATTGATTGTTGTTATTGTCATTGTTGGCATTATAGCATTATTTGCGCTGCCTAAGTTTTTTAACCTATCTACCGATGCGAAAACTGAAATCGTCAGAGAAATGGCAGTAGCAATGAAAGAGTCTGCTGACTTGGTTTACGATAAAGCGGTCATTAAGGGCATAGAAAATGAACCGCCGGCCTCTACTAATCCACCAACAGTTGATGTCGGGACTGGCGGCAGTTATGGTGTGCGATTGGCTTATGGTTATCCAAGTTCTCAACCAGGCTATGCCCACAACTGGGCATTATTGTTAGATTTTGATCGTCAGGATTGGGATGTTAAATTACTAGGTAAGCCTCAAGGTGTTGGAACGATTATCTTTTATGACAAAGGGCTTAAACTCGATTTTGATAAATTTACGGGAATTTCAGGTCAAGCACCGACATCAGATATGCAGTGTTTAGCCTTTTACATTGCACCGAATAAAAAAGGCGGGCTACCTGCCACAGGTTATATTCCCTGCCTATAATTAAATAGGGCGCAGTAGTAGATGGAATATGGGTATGAATAAAGCGTTTTTACACAGCAAAGGTTTTACATTAATTGAACTTGTCGTCATCATTTTGTTGTTGACGATACTGTCGGTGACGGTGTTACCTCGCTTTCAAACGACTGATGCCTATGAGGCATATACTTATCGCTCCCAGCTGATTTCTGCACTTAGACTGACACAACAACGTGCTATGCAACAAACCAACCCTAATGCTGTTGGCGCAGGGCAGAGCTTTTGTCATCAAATTATCATTGAAAATAAGCGCTACGGTATTCCAAATCGGCTCGATTGTTCGGTGACCAGTTTTCCTACGGGTTGGGAGCCAGATGAAACGGGCTTAATCGTCGACCCCTCTCACGATATAACGATTTCAATTTCTGGCTCAGCTAATCCGTCCAACGTGGCGTTTGACAGTTGGGGCCGACCTGCAGCTACAAGTGATTGTGCCGGTGGCTGTCTAATTGATATCACCTCGGCGGTTGATGCCGTACAAATAGCTATTGAGCCAGAAGGGTATATTCATGGTTTATAAAACGCTTTCAAAAGGGTTTACGTTAATAGAAATCATCATAGGTATTGTGGTGTTGTCTATTGCATTTGCTATTGTTGGTACTTTGATAGGGCCCACAGATCGCCAAAGTGCTGATCATATATTGCAAGTGAAAGCGGCAGAGCTTGCGCAAAGTATCTTACATGACGTTAGCAATCGCGCTTTTGACCATAACTCTGATATGGCAGGCGGCAGGTTACGCTGTGGCGAGCCAACCATGTTGGCGTGTACAACAGAAGCAAATTTTGGTCCAGAAGCAGGCGAAACAGGCCGCGATTTATTTAACGACGTTGATGATTTTCATGGGTTTAATCAACGGGTCAATGCCACCGGAGACGCCATTGATGACAGCTACGATAGTTTCGTCGTGCTCGTGAATGTCACTTATGCAGGCACTGAAATGGGCTTAGATAACGAAGATGCAAAAAAAATCCTTGTGTCAGTAACTACATCGCTGGGCACAGAAATGTTGTTTACCACCTATAAGACGAATTACTAATGACGAGCAAGAAGACACTTAAACTACTATCTAAACAACAAGGCTTTACCTTGATAGAGCTTGTGTCTGTTATTGTATTGCTTGGCATTATGGCGGTAGGTTTTACAAGCTTTATTGGCCTAACAACACAATCTTATGTCAACGCCACCGTACGCGATGAGCTTATCGCAAGTGCAAGGTTTTCTGTCGAGCGCATTAATCGCGAACTCAGGCATGCAGTGCCAAACAGTATGCGCGTTACAGAAGCGTTTGATGGTTCAATTAAGTGTTTAGAGTTTATTCCAATCAAAGCATCAACATCATACGTTGATATTCCAGTAGCCCCAGAGACTGCTGAAAGTGAATTTCCGGTTATTCCTTTCATTAATCAGCAAGGCAATGATTATTTGTGTAGTAATTGTGGCGACTTCGTTACCGTCTATCCATCGAGTACTGCAGCGGTTTATACCAACCTGTCGTCTTCAGTTTCTTCAGGCCGCAGTTTTCCTATTACAGACATTGCTGATGATGCAACCACAAGCGATCAATGGACAGTGACGCTGGCAAATGGCAGTGGCGTATTGTTCGAAGAAGAGTCTCCAACAAGACGATTATATGTGTTTGATTCACCTGTTAGCTTTTGTATGAGTGATGCACAAGGATTGGTTAGATACTCAAATTATCCTATTTCTGTGAATCAGCCTTTGCCGCCCAATAATGCTAATCAAAGTTTAATGGCACAGAATTTTGAACCACTGATCACCTATAGACCTTTTGAAGTGATTCAACCAACGCAACAACGAAATGCGTTAGTGCAAATTGAGTTACGTTTTTCGCAAAACAATGAGCAAATTGTATTTGAAAATGAAGTGCACGTGATGAATACGCCGTAATAGAAACGCAAGGAGCGAGGAACTGGCGCGTAATGAGAGAATAATGATGCAAGTGATACAGACAAAGACATTTATGAAAAAACAACGAGGTAACGCCTTAGCTATTGCCTTGTTTTTGATCCTTGTACTTCTGCTGTTAGGTAGCGCGTTGGTGCAAATGTTGTCTTCATCTAGCGAAGCTATCGCACAAGAGGTACTTGGTACTAGAGCCTTGGCTGCAGCAACCGCTGGCGCAAACGGTGAGCTTGCTCAAATCTTTCCTTTAGATGGTAAAACGGGCGCGGGTTGTCGTGCCAACTTTACTTATAATTTTGCAGGGGTAGACGGATTAAACCAGTGCAGAGTATTTACCTCGTGCGCGAACTATGCAAATAATGATGGAATAGCCTACTATCGTATAGAGAGTATTGGTGAATGTGGTATTGGCATTTCGGCGGATGAAGACAACGCCGTGGTCAGTAGCCGCACAATTAAAATAGAAGCTAGGAGTTTGTAGTGTTAATTCGTGGTTTAGCTTTCAGTCTATTTTTGTTTTCGGTCAATGTGCTTGCTGCTGAGCAAGTGCCGCCAACGTGTGATCCTATTTTTCCTGGCCCAGACGCTATTTTAGAAGATGGTGAATTTACCCCTCGTTCCCCGAAACCTAACCCACCCAACGACGGTGATGTATTTAGATTGCGCACCGTGCAAGGTGGTCAGGAGTATGTCTATAACGAATGGGATGATAGCGAAGACTATAACCTGACAGTCAGTGGCAGCGGCACAGCAACTATTTATATTAAAGAAGAAACTGTC contains the following coding sequences:
- a CDS encoding prepilin-type N-terminal cleavage/methylation domain-containing protein → MKKQSGFTLIELVVVLIVIGLLAVTAIPKFIDFTDQAKQANIEGMAGGFATGISLVRAQWEVEGRPQNTSGQNAVNYEGTLMILTTESSDGSVRPGYAVGLSDGENLDGAFDVTNCVEVWTNLLQNPPLVAGDIAELNSSDRFKYLVSQSGGGSGALCHYHLKETLNKDANNNYVAPSNLTGEGNSFTYQPANSAVVVYINN
- a CDS encoding type II secretion system protein, giving the protein MKNFSNQKGFTLIELVVVIVILGILAVTAAPRFINLQDDARTATLEGVEAAMSSAAALVYSKALIDGTETVDTGESVQWGPNVAQVTTITYGYPTADDDGILAVLDLDATEFESAETAADSGIFVVWPVGQYTAIGDITPASSGCITVYDVSGFTGAGDQPVITTNPCPSTP
- a CDS encoding type II secretion system protein, with amino-acid sequence MTLNGLKQGFTLIELVVVIVILGILAVTAAPYFINLQDDARTADLEGIKAAFVTEAELVYAKALIDGKESNLSDSVEYTADTSKTAAIKYGYPTAAEMINLLGIDASEGATSTDTDFKYKVTPGTGGGGDTLIIYFASSGKVYDDIKYYTESCIVFYTEPIDANPSDPIFTVEECP
- a CDS encoding prepilin-type N-terminal cleavage/methylation domain-containing protein, whose product is MMTANCQLYKSKQSGFTLVELIVVIIIIALLAVTALPKFVNLQTDARDASLAGVKSALESQASLIYGRAVVKGVEIDDKTAGSFVEAESSADPVFTHFGYPVGNYDEGVGRAMNIRSSETPNADRTEFGHITDEESGITYTLFFFTKRFKSDADIALTLTSECIVVYEEPENVGELPDIYVNPCT
- a CDS encoding prepilin-type N-terminal cleavage/methylation domain-containing protein, with the protein product MNSRGFTLVELIVVIVIVGIIALFALPKFFNLSTDAKTEIVREMAVAMKESADLVYDKAVIKGIENEPPASTNPPTVDVGTGGSYGVRLAYGYPSSQPGYAHNWALLLDFDRQDWDVKLLGKPQGVGTIIFYDKGLKLDFDKFTGISGQAPTSDMQCLAFYIAPNKKGGLPATGYIPCL
- a CDS encoding prepilin-type N-terminal cleavage/methylation domain-containing protein, with protein sequence MNKAFLHSKGFTLIELVVIILLLTILSVTVLPRFQTTDAYEAYTYRSQLISALRLTQQRAMQQTNPNAVGAGQSFCHQIIIENKRYGIPNRLDCSVTSFPTGWEPDETGLIVDPSHDITISISGSANPSNVAFDSWGRPAATSDCAGGCLIDITSAVDAVQIAIEPEGYIHGL
- a CDS encoding type IV pilus modification PilV family protein; this translates as MVYKTLSKGFTLIEIIIGIVVLSIAFAIVGTLIGPTDRQSADHILQVKAAELAQSILHDVSNRAFDHNSDMAGGRLRCGEPTMLACTTEANFGPEAGETGRDLFNDVDDFHGFNQRVNATGDAIDDSYDSFVVLVNVTYAGTEMGLDNEDAKKILVSVTTSLGTEMLFTTYKTNY
- a CDS encoding PilW family protein — its product is MTSKKTLKLLSKQQGFTLIELVSVIVLLGIMAVGFTSFIGLTTQSYVNATVRDELIASARFSVERINRELRHAVPNSMRVTEAFDGSIKCLEFIPIKASTSYVDIPVAPETAESEFPVIPFINQQGNDYLCSNCGDFVTVYPSSTAAVYTNLSSSVSSGRSFPITDIADDATTSDQWTVTLANGSGVLFEEESPTRRLYVFDSPVSFCMSDAQGLVRYSNYPISVNQPLPPNNANQSLMAQNFEPLITYRPFEVIQPTQQRNALVQIELRFSQNNEQIVFENEVHVMNTP